Proteins encoded in a region of the Zea mays cultivar B73 chromosome 2, Zm-B73-REFERENCE-NAM-5.0, whole genome shotgun sequence genome:
- the LOC103648516 gene encoding uncharacterized protein translates to MFNATSSLKVRFKVPKSRPSSDGGLKRKRDAFNDDANPQKFIPSGASTSRFYGENIQQLCPGCHVEVLSQDSGIRGCWFRCLILKRHKDKIKVRYLELQDADETGNLEEWVMLTRVAKPDQLGVHFLGRPMVRPQRVEQSKASCFDVGAIVDAWWHGGWWEGIVLCQVGSGRLQVYFPGENRTAEFGEDELRCSLEWVGNKWNPLKGRKDVTSKLTSTADCGSECLIGKQDPMNFYVPKNSEPQLERHQYDKGGIEKSSVSIISRDQKHVLADLTNDLKLDNLRWRQRKQSDTSSGSSSGDMDLFSPSPSGSFGQHNLVPDEETCKKSGEQTFMGVPVQVPNLVMSR, encoded by the exons ATGTTCAATGCAACTTCCTCTCTGAAGGTGCGTTTCAAGGTCCCTAAATCCAGACCCAGTTCAGATGGAGGGCTGAAGAGGAAGCGTGATGCATTCAACGATGATGCTAATCCACAGAAGttcattccttctggtgcttctaCTTCTAGGTTTTATGGTGAGAACATCCAACAATTGTGTCCTGGTTGCCATGTGGAAGTACTCTCTCAAGATAGTGGTATAAGGGGATGTTGGTTTAGATGTTTGATTCTGAAGAGGCATAAAGATAAAATCAAGGTGCGCTACCTAGAACTTCAGGATGCTGATGAGACTGGAAACTTGGAG GAGTGGGTTATGCTAACACGAGTTGCCAAACCTGATCAACTGGGTGTACATTTCCTTGGAAGGCCAATGGTTCGTCCACAGCGCGTGGAACAAAGCAAGGCCTCATGCTTTGATGTTGGAGCCATTGTTGATGCGTGGTGGCATGGTGGCTGGTGGGAGGGAATCGTGCTGTGCCAGGTGGGCAGCGGGCGTCTACAAGTTTATTTTCCAG GAGAAAACCGAACAGCTGAATTTGGTGAAGATGAGCTGAGGTGTTCCCTTGAGTGGGTTGGTAACAAATGGAATCCTTTGAAGGGAAGAAAAGATGTCACAAGCAAGCTGACCTCCACTGCAGATTGTGGAAGTGAATGTTTGATTGGGAAACAAGATCCAATGAATTTTTATGTGCCTAAAAATTCAGAACCTCAACTAGAGAGACATCAATATGACAAGGGGGGTATTGAGAAATCTTCAGTCAGCATAATTTCACGAGATCAGAAACATGTCCTTGCCGACCTGACTAATGATTTGAAGTTAGATAACTTGAGGTGGAGGCAAAGAAAGCAGTCGGACACAAGCAGTGGAAGCAGCAGCGGGGACATGGACTTGTTCAGCCCCAGCCCCAGTGGAAGCTTTGGTCAGCATAATTTAGTGCCTGACGAGGAGACATGCAAGAAAAGTGGAGAGCAGACTTTTATGGGTGTGCCTGTGCAGGTTCCCAATCTTGTGATGTCCAGGTGA